Genomic DNA from Magnolia sinica isolate HGM2019 chromosome 4, MsV1, whole genome shotgun sequence:
TGGACAGATTAACTCCAAAGGATAAGAGTATTTATGCAAAGATCTCCTTTACGCAAGTGGTTGATGATGGCCCACATGTATGTGAAAATAGGAGTCCCatgtgtgtcacgccccgaaatttggTAACTGAGTTTGCCAGACCCGAATTTGAATCCGAGGATCCGTGAACTAATTGTAAAAcaaatatatttcaatacacataaATTCCATTCAATTCCACAGGTATTCAAAGCCAAAACTAAGGAAGTAAAATAATTCtcattaatttaaatttcataATCCATTCTCAAGCTTTCACTAGTATTCTTTGTTACATTGAAATGCAAAAACAAGCTAAGCTAAtaacaaaatacattaaaattcAACCAGtcctaaaataaacaaaaagtaaaatcttcaattttgcctcTATGGCTATTCATACTCAAACCCTACAACACAATCTAAGGGGCTGTGAGTGCGATGGCTCGTAGGGTCATATCattctcaaaattgaaaattctacgtTAATATCAAATATAGCATGATATCACTAGTAGGCACGTTATAGAAGAATAAATAATGGATGGTTGAGCCTCGGGTAAGCCACATATGTAAGGATCAtaaacaagcaacttgccaactTTTTTAATCGTCCATTTATTTGGCCATtctttggacggtttagatcattcttttggtgtgattttagtgatgtagcagATTGTTGGATTATTTTGAAGTATCATTAGCATGACACGTGTGGCGGACATGTGCGGTGCGGCACCTTTGTTTTACACGCGTGACTCTTTGagggagctcaaaaaggcatttcaccccatttacttccaaatcctcacttgtagagaggatttcatttactcTCATTTCATTCCACTTACATGCATTTACTTCCATCAAAATACACCTCAATTaccatttaccttcatttactcTCAATTACACCCATTTACATCCATTTACTCCTATCTAAACAGCTCCTTAGGGATTCTGACAACATAACAAGGAGGTCCTAAGGCAATGCATTGACCAAGACCGTTTTAGGGACTCCAACGCCATCACATTAATGGGAACCCATGGCAGTGCACCGACTATGACAGTTTTAGCGCCCCGATCTCAATATCAAATCCATTCTATAACGTGTAATAATAATCACAATAAATTCATTTCTCAACACAGTAATAATTTAACAATTTCATTCTTCAACACGTAACAGAAGTCGATTAAATTCCTTCTACAACACGTACAAgaatcaaataaatgcattctacaAAATGTAACAATAATCAAATAGAATCAATCTACAACTTATAGcgaaatgaaataaattaaatctACAATATAACATAATTAATTAAATGGAATCAATCTACAACTTAACGTAGCGTTTTCTACCGAGAAGATCACCCACCTGGTCTAATAGCAAACAATCTAATGAAAGTCTGACCTCAATGTGACTGGCTTAAATCGAACCTGActccgactcggatcgacccgatgAAATCAACACAATTGCAACATGTAACTAAGTTAAGTTCGATGCCAACATATTGGATTTTCCTGCCAATCAAGTAGTATATAGCTCGATCATAACTAAAGAGTTCTCTGATCCTAAAATCAGATCTAAGATCACATCCATGCTGACttattgagtcaactcagtgagtcACCTAGAGGCGGTGTAACAATGTTCTTGAACATGTGCTTGAGCTAACAATCCTGAGAGAGCTTACCCACCAACACTGTGCACGGGCTGTTGTACCAGCAGAAACCGTTCGAATGCTACATGGTGTGAAGATCATTGAGTCGTTTGCCGGGCCGACTCAATCGAGGCCGTGCcgtcttcccccccccccctctcgttccttctctttcttcttctcctcttttctttcttctttttcttctttgatcTCCTTGTTCTCTTCTGCCTTAAACACGTCCAACCATGGTGCTGGAAATGAATGcatccaactcaactcgatgacgagttgagtcgagttttctctctcaatctctctctctctcctcttgtttttcttgttttctggAGGTATCTGCTGGAACTCTGGATGGTGCATAGGGTTTTTGAGAGCTTCTGAAGTTGTAGTGTACAAGGGAGCTTCGACGAGTAAGGTCAACGCGGTGGTGTGCGGAAACGAAGTTGCACTCAAGGCTCCTCCATCTCAAAATGCTGGACAAATATGGAAGATCAGATGATATTGCATTACTTAGGTGGGGCCTCACGTGATGTTTTAGGTGTTGGAAACAGGTGCCCATGCAAATCAGATCGCGATGGTGTTCGATTGGGCAGTTGACGCATGATAATGGTGAATTTCGTTTCAAAGTGTTTCTCTATGAATGAACGGTTCTGGGAGGTCATGATAGGTCCCATGGAGCTTGTGGGGCCCTCAGATCAATGGTCGGGGTGAGTTTACTCGATGGGTTCAAGAGGAGAAGAGTGTGGCTAAAACACGCTGTTCTAAGGGGTTCGATGGAAGTTGCGTTCGAAATTGGTTTTCTTGCGTTTCGACAGGTTTTCTAAATCGATTTAGATTGTTTCTGGATGACTGGAATtggaaatggatggctaagatagAATGTTTGGTTGTAGTAGGATTCTGTAAAGAGGACGAGAAGGAAAGGTTTGCGTGAACATCGCTGGCATCATGAGGGTGAAAGTCTATCGCGGAGATGGTTCACAGAGTCTCTTGTAACAGAAgagttaggtggggtccacagtgatggtTAGAggtaaatccaagccgtccatgagGTTTTGCAGATCATGCTAGGATATGAgtttgaaaataaagaagatacgCTACTCGGATGGGCGGCACGAGAGGTAACTAGGTAGGAAAATTCCACAGTCAAGGTTTCTCTGGGGCTCGaacatgatgaatggtttggatctttaaGATGGttcccaaatgatggatggtgagaATCGACAGTGGGTGCGGTTCTTGCGGTTGATGTGgacgaagaaggaagaagagtGGGAGCGGGGTTCGATGTCTTTAGTCCAACACCTGATCAGCGTGATCAACATGCCAGCcacatatatttaattttttcaaacaacagcggtggggcccactagagatGGGTTCTCCACTAGAGATGGGTTCGAGcgaatccactctgttcatttgcTTAGTCATATCATTATAGGGCATGGTTGAAAAAATGAGACGAATTtggaattcaagtgggccacatgataagaAACCGTTAGTTTGACGAATGGGTGAATAAAGTACAAATATGTAGGGTTTTGGATTTGTAATTGAAGCTCAGAATGGACAGGATTGTTCTACATTGAATTTGAAAGGTTGGGTAGGTTAATAGGCCTATGAGGGCTATTTTCAACGGTTCAAATTGATGGATGAGCATGCATGTGGATGGATATAATAATCTTGGAGTTGGTTTTCTAAGATCGATTGGTTCGAAAATGAAGTGGACGGTTGGTATGATAAATACTCGAGAGCATGTGAGGGTATATTAGGTCTCGAAAGTTGATACGAGGGTACAAGTGTGCGCAGATAGGCATAGGTTCAAGTGTTGCTCTTCGAGAAATACAGGTTCAAGTTTTGGGATGCACATGTGTTTAAACATGTGTGTACATACGCAAGTGCAAAAAATTTAGGGTATTACAATGTGCGTAAAGCCCATGGGAGCTTTATAAATATGCCTAAGGGATCTCATTGCCCAAACCTACTAGACGCTCCCTCtccctccttctctttcttcactAGGGTTTTAAAGAGTGTGgaagggtgtttttttttttttcacccaaGAGTGCAAACGATTAGGGCATTGGGGGTGAATACTCTTAGAGATGGGGCTCCTAACAAGTGTCATGGCTAGTAGTCCCTCTTCTCACCTTCTCACTATCTTTTATGTTGAAACCCAAAGTTATAACTTATAGGATTCTAATTGCTTAACCTAGAATTGGGTGCATCCAACCCTACATGAAGTTTTGGGATTGAAATCCCaacatgtatgtatgtgcatgtatatttatacatatatatgtatttatttgtGTTAACATTACCACAATACTATTGGATTGGGCTAATTGGTAGGGCATCCCATCATTATGGAAAGGTCCACTTGATGCATGGggtaacaatgggccccacactacaccataagaaaccaTTTGAGAACACCATTGCTTGTACTAAATTCAAGCAGTGGGGCCAATCTGGTGGTTTGGTTGGGTTGAATTTTTGGTATACCGTCATCATGGCGGGGCACACATGTTGCATGGTTTCCTAACTTACAGTGTAGTAGGCCTTGGCCTACATAAAAAACATGGTTTTTCCAGTGGACTTCTAAATTGttcaccatggtgtggcccacctaatgattggacgAGCCTGGATTTTGCCCTCCCTTCCATCCCCAACGTGATTAGGCGCACTAGATGCATGCATCAAATCTCATTCACAACACATGAGGCCTATTTCACCTGTTACCACTAACATTATGGTGATAACATTATCGTGCAAACATTCCCCATATATTATAtacctcttcctctctctctctcccacacacacacacatcttccCTATTTACAACCcacctcatctctctctctctctacccatatCAAACCCTTCTTCCCCAGTTATAGCCAACTCccatgtctgtgtgtgtgtgtatccatgGTTTTGAATGGCATCGGTCAGTGTATTAGCTTGGTGGAAAAATGATACGATATGGTGTTGTGTATTGGTATTGGGGTTGTATTCGTGCGTATTTTTTTGAagcaaaaaaatatagaaaaatagggtaaaaatgatatatcaaagaatctatcattttttgtatttcaaccatgtattcaatggtgtatcggaTCATTCTATGGTAAGAATGATGTCCTTACGGGTTGACCTACTGTGAGTTCTggtgttcatttttttttttgttggtataAACTATTGATATATATTAGAAATTgacccaaaaatagaaaaaaaagatgaaaaataacgACTTTTAATGAGTTCATGCCCAAAATTTGTAGATCTATAACTTTAAACAATTAATCATGCATTATTAAGTTGGGAACTCGATTTGATTTTCCCCAAATCGACTTCCCAACTTCGATTTCTCCCACAATACCCCAAATATATAATTAGATCTGGTGTAGATCTAATGGAAATACCTCCCTTTGTATTACATTTCAAttgatttgatatatatatatatatatatatatatatttgaaattctagaaaaatcaacataatatttggaaaaaaaaaaacaaacctgaAAACCCCGATCAGATCGGAAATACCCATAGGGGCAATTGCATttcatgatattaaaaaaatcatttatgAAAATTCTACTCGAACAAGCTATTTTAATCCTCCATTTTGATGGAAATGTTGCCGAATATCATTTAGGGATTGTTTGTTGCAATTATCAATACCAAATATCGGTATCGATACGGGGCGTATCAGCTGATACGGGGTCAATTTTTTGTATTGGACCGATACGACCCCATATCACATATCGTATCAAGCTGATATCGTATTGGTTGATACAATATCGATTTTCATAACCATGTGTGTAACCATTCTTTCCCCCATTTACAACCAACTcccatctcattctctctctAACTCATTCTCTCCAAccaatcacacacacacacacacacacacacgagatcCAAATCGTTGATGACAACCCCTGAGCTTGGGCTTGAGCGCGTTTATTTTGGCCGGATAGGCCTAAGCGAAGCTTAGGCCTATGTTTGACTTGATAGGCCAAGACCCCAGCCCGACCTCAACTTGGTTCATTAACAACCCTACTCCTTGGCCAATCCTAGTATACATGTCATGGTTGGACTAACTCCTATTTATCCCTAGAAAAATGTGCGAACCAAGGTTACCTTGTGGGTCCAGATTGTCAACGAGTACCCGAACCATGTCGATTTTAATAGGTCTTGGTCAACTTCTCAGAGTCGTTTAGAGATTGGGCCAGGTTTTGTTGTGCTACTTTGGACTCGATTAAGAAATGTATCTAGCTGGGTCGTGGCCCTTGCCCACATTCTTGGGCCTAGTTAAAATTGGGCTGAGTTTGGATTCGGTCCAAttaattttaatagtaatattacattattaaatatattaattattctaGCAGTGaaatgaggtttgctaagccaCACATGTAAAAGAGCTCATGTATGCCTTAGATGTGTCAAATTGGCGCACGCATGTAATCTAATTTATCCATTTAAGTGGGCCCAACCTTGTGAATACCCTTATTTGACATGGGTTTGACTCAAAACCAAGTCTAAAGACCTGATGGGTACCCAACAGATACCCAAACCAAATTGGATCTAGGACTATGCCCTAAAATCTTGACTTGAAAGGCCTTGGACCTGGTTAAACTGGGTACACGACCCGTTAACGGCCTTACATGGTTCATTTCAATACATGGTATGGGTATGTGGCAAGTTCCTCCAATACATGGTACAGTGGGGGTGGGATAATGTGGGTTGCTCCAAGACATATACTAAGTGTATGcaatatcaatatatatatatattcatattgcAATTTATATATGGAATAATCGTCATCATCATGTAAGCCATGTCCTAATTAATTAGGGTcgcctacatgaatcctattccactgttccactctatcaagggccataccttcagttagaccataggtcatcgggtcttttcttactacctccatccagatctttttgggccttccccttgccctgtTAAAGGCTTTAACTTGTATCAATTCACTCCTAACCGACACGGTTCTTGGTCGTCATTGCATGATCAAACCATCTAagcctactttccctcatcttatcacCTATTGGcgttactcctaagttcccttgaatgcattcgtttctaattctatccttcctcatcttgccgctcatccatctcaacatcctcatttcagctatagTCGTCTTATGAAATTTTGTTCTTTAGTTGCCCACAATTTGTTCCctaaagcatggttggtcttatagctattCTATAAAACTTCCCTTTTAGTTTGAATGGTACTCGGCGATCATTTAAAACTCCCAAGGTACATCCTTAGGGCAACATCCTTTTCTATGGAAAATatccttttcaatctctccactcacGAATTATTGACCCCGGttttgaaagtggtcattttgcaAGTCTTTGAGGttaacaatcttaactaattcttaTTTTCaatcctattgttactaaaattgcaatcCATATACTTTGTTCTGGTTTTACCAATTTTAAATCCTTTGGATTTTAAAGAACCCCTTCATAAATCTTGCTTCGTGTTTACGTTGCCCTAGTCTTGTCCATCAAAGCTATGTCATTTGTAAATAATATACAACATTAGATTTCTTCCTGCAATGCCTCATTAACTTGTTCACTACCAATGCAAAAAGGTTTGGGCTCAATAACGATCCCTGGTGCAAGCTTAaaataattgggaactcacttttCTCTGCGTTAGTGGTCCTCATATTTGTTACCGCTCCATCGTTTTGCTAATTCTTTCTTTCCAACATccaccaaattaactctctagCAAGGTATCCCAAAATGGTTCCCTAACGACCATTACATAATGGTAATtttaacagccgttatggaaaaattgATCCATACTGGCCCCATAAGGGCCGAAATAGTTTTTTGCTTTTTTAAAAGCTGAAACGGCCGGTACAACTCATGTTGTAACAATAATGGAGGTGGTCGGCCACCATTactattatggaataccttgctctCTAGGTATCCTATCacatgctttctctaagtcaacaaagaccatgtggagatcctatctcttccatatttcttcatcaattatttaagtaggaaaatagctccAGTGGTACCCATGCATGGAACCTAACTAATTTTCTCAGACATCCGTCGCATGCCTTAGTCCTTAATCactctctcccaaagtttcatagcaTGGCTCATAAGTCTAATCACATGATAGTTAGTGCAGCTCTGTATCTCTCTTTTATTCTTAGAAATAGGTACCATGCTAATTTTCCTCAGTTCGTCTAGCATTCAATCTTAAAATATTGCTGAGCAACTTTGTCAATCAAAATAACCTAGCATCTCCCAATACTTCCAAACCTCTAATTGGCATACCATTTGGTCCGAGGGCCTTTCttgttttcgttttttttttttgcaaagcttctttcactttagaTGTCCTTATATTATAGAAGTATCATTGGTCTCCAATGTctttgagtttatggttccttttgtactcttttttaaaatttttttgttagcttgttagtacaccccactgtcagttcacacttcactgttagccacccccactagggatcgatacttgCGCTATCAGAGTGGTTGCCATTTAACAAGGTTCTTAAAATAGCTTCTCCCTCgttcattgatctcattgtccttTACTAGTATCCTTCGGTTATCTCTCTAAATGCATCTAGTATGGTTTAGGCCCCTAACCTTCCTCTCTCACAAttttttgcaagtttgaagatatctttctcaccttctcttgtactcaatctattgtaaagatcgTCCTAAGCCTTAAGTTATAGCTTCACTTGCTACTTTCTTAGtaatctttttggcatttctatattgttTAAAATTGTCATTGTTTCTAGTCCCTTTCAAGGCTTTTAAACATAAACATTTCTCATGAATAGTTTTTTGTGCATCATCATTCTACCATCAAGTTTCCTTGTATGATTGACTTTTTTCTTTAGATGTCCAAAACATCTTTTGCAGTTTATATATGAAATCATTAATGCTATTATTATAAACGCAGCATGCATAGCATTATATTATATGCATACTACCGAATAAAGCAAAGTACAAAATCTCTACATTGTAAATATAAATTTGCATTACAAATTAATCAACAATAAAGGTGTAGAACCATAAATTCGGGTGGTTCAAAGTAGCAATCTGAATTGCAAATTACCCATAATCCAAATTGCACAAATCGGAATGGGAAATGTAGGGGTTGATCGTTTAGGTGACATTGGTATGAACTGGTATTTTGACCCAACCCCTGAGTTAAACCAAGCATGAAAATGGGTTCTCCAAAAGCATAAACCAAGAGGACCAAGAGGATGCCCATCCACAGTAATGTTCAACACCTCGGTCTCACTTTCTATTTCCCAAATTAGACTGAGATTCCCCATCCTAATGTGTAGTTCAGACACTGTAGAACTTGAACCGTCTCGAAGACTCGACCGAGTATTTACATGACTCAATTTGgcatttaataattaaaataaactatCTGAAATGGTAACAATTATTTAAAATTGGCATGTTAGGTAAAATATATCAAAGTGCTAATGCTAACTTCTTTACAGCCAGTGTACTGCTGGAGATCTTTGCATCCTTTGCAAAAGCTCGTGAGCTTGAAACTCACTGGCCTTTTTTaacccttatttatttatttattatttttagaaaggtTGACTAGGTGAGTAATGTCTCTGCAAATCACATGGAGTTGACTTAGTTAGCAAGCCTTGTCGACCTGGACTGAGTCACAATTGTGAGTGAGTTTCTCTTGGCTTGCTGTCTCACTGAGTGGCGTTTCAGTTGAATCACAGAGTTTAGAACTATATTCTAATTAGGCATCCAAGAAAGGAGCCCTTCCTGAAGCATAATTCCAACTTATCCGTTTTCTATTGTTCTGATATTTTATTCAATCAGATCCATTCTCACTCTAAAGTTTTATTTCTTAACCATATGCCTTAGATATGTAGATGATATCCTAACCATATGTTCAGCAGGTCCAATTGGGAATGGacctttaaaaaaagaagatcagTGGTTGGACAATCCTGGTTAACCGGTTTTGTATAAACGGACACTAAAAGACAGGCTAGCAATGGCTTATCTTGAATGAAAAGTTCATTGATAAGACAGTCGGGAATGGGTAGGATTGTCCAGAAAAGGCAATTTTTTTGGTTTGTGGCCAAATAATGATAGAGTGCATCGGATGAATGGTCTGAAACAAGTCCATCCCTGCATATGTATATTATCGTATGATACATTTATGTGTATGTATCTATGAATATAACTGTATGAtggttgaatggatggatgggggaaTCAAAGATATTTTTTTGGGTCTGGTTTCATGGACCAAATGGTAATAGAGATGCAGTTTCATAAATGAAAGCAGTTACAAGCACTGACAAGTTGTTGCTATCTTCTGATTATGCAGGTGTATCTTGTAATCTGGATCAGAATGAGAATGGTTCCTATCGGGTAAAGATATCATCAAATGCCACAAAAATTGTGGCAGAGCTAAGAAAACCGCTGGAGCAGCTAATGAAAGGGAAGATTATATCTCACCCGAGCCTCACTGCAAATGTCATACAGCTGTTGTTCTCCCGAGAAGGCATTGCACTCATGAAGAGTTTGCAGCGAGAGACGAGGACGTATATTCTGCATGACAAGCAGAACCAGAATGTTAAAATCTTCGGTTCTCACAGGGATGTAGCCATGGCTGAGCGGAAATTGGTCCAAGCACTGTTACTTCTTCATGAAAACAAGCAACTTGAAATTCGCCTCCGAGGCGGGGATCTGCCACATGGCTTGATGAAAGAGGTAGTTCTAAAATTTGGGCCGGATCTCCATGGGCTCAAGGAGAAGGTCCCTGGGGCAGAGTTTGTGCTCAACACTCGCTTCCATATCCTCTTTGTCCGAGGAAGCAAGGACTTGAAGCAAAAAGTGGAGGATATAATTCTTGAGGTGGCTCAATCTTTGAGCGGTAGGCTGGCTGAGCTGCCCATCGGAGAAGTCACATGCCCAATTTGCTTGTGTGAGGTGGAGGACTGCTACCGGCTTGAAGCTTGCGGGCATGATTTCTGCCGGATGTGCTTGGTGGACCAGTTTGAGTCTGCCATAAAGAGCCACGATGGGTTCCCCCTGTGCTGTGCTTCTGAGGGGTGCAGGAGGCATATCCTGCTTGTGGATTTGAGGAGTCTACTGCCACCTGATAAGTTGGAGGATCTTTTCAGGGCATCTCTCGGGGCATTTGTGGCAGCGAGCGGTGGGGCTTACAGATTTTGCCCGTCGCCCGACTGCCCCGCAGTCTATCAGGTGGCAGatccagaagcagcagctgaGCAACCGCCATTTGCCTGCGGTGCCTGCTTTGTCGAGACGTGCAGGAAGTGTCATTTGGAGTACCATCCTTCGATAACTTGTGAGAGGTATAGGGAGTTCAAGGAAGACCCGGACACGTCATTGATGGAGTGGCGGAAGGGTAAGGACCATGTAAAGAACTGCCCCATGTGTGGCTACACAATTGAGAAGGCAGAGGGCTGTAACCATATAGAATGCAGGTGTGGCAGACACATTTGCTGGGTCTGTTTGGAGTACTTCCTTAGCAGTGATGAATGTTATGGGCACTTGAGAAACATACACCTAGCTATTATATAAGATCCTATGCCCCTTCCATCATACAAACTCTTGTATATATTTCCTTGTGTATATGTTAATATATATGGTTTGTGTTAGAGTAGAAGATAGTTGTCCCTCTCTGTTTCTCACTCCCTTTTTAttaagctttgctaagcccatgtGCACCTCCACACTCTGCAGAGGGACGAGCCATGCATCAGGAGGGCCCACGATGACGAAGACCTGGCCTAAAAAATGAGGTTGCGTGCCCCCACGTCTGCTGGTTGTGGGGACTGACGGCAAATTTCTAATTGGACCCATCGTTTTCATGCATGTGTCCAGCCTGATTGGTTAGTGGCAGATCAGCTGCATGGTATGGCTTGCCTGAGACATGGGTCAGGGCGCTTATTGGTGATATGGTACACATTGATGTGTATCCACTTAGCAAAGATCATATCCTTCAAAGCCTGCCTTTTTAAGTTTTTAGCAAGGAATGTACATCATATAAGTAGGCTGTTTTTACCAGAAAGTATTCATTTACAGTAAAATGCTTGAATATTACATAAATTCCTATGGTTTTAAAGCCCATCTCGCCACTCGTCTCCGAAGAAGTCAAAACAAGTATCTGTAACTCAATGCAAACCCCACACTGGCAATGCCCAAGCACAGGGCCAATGCTATACACCAGGTAGTACCTGCTTCTTCACCATCATCTTTCTTCACCGCAGACCATCTCTCTCTGCATATACCGTGAGAAGCTGTAAGCTGAGGATGCAGCTTCTTAACTTCAATCTCCAGCAGTTTCAGCCATTGCCGATGAGCAAATAACCGGGATGACTCTTCCAAGAAGAGTGCCGTCAAACGATCTTTCTCCGCGCTTATATCTGCAGCCTTCTTCTCGGCTTCCCTTGCCCGTGTTTGCGAGAGCTGTAAAGCTCTCAGCAGACCCAGCTTGTCATTGCTAAGACCCTGAGCAAATTCATCTTCCATCTCGCTGACTTTGCTGCCAATTTAAATTAAATGAATTTCACATGGAAATTACCATTGTTTATGTAAATCTGAATCAAACACCCGAAACTTACATGGATGGTGATGGTTGTTGCATTGACGGAGCCAATCTTACAGCAATTTCCGATTCTCCCGGGAAGACCTTCGCCGGCGGCGGGAGATCGCAGTTTTGTAAGAGATCAACGTAGGACCTTTGGGAGACCATGAAACTCATTACCATATCTTTCTCTTGACAACCTTTCATCAACCCATCAATCTTTCCATCAGAGATTCTCTGTGTATTGGAATTGTGGATGGGACCCATATCCCATTTGTTGGAAAGAAGGGTCGTTGGTGGTGGATTCATGTGTGcgttttatatatgtttgtaggATTGGATGGGCTGATATCAGATGTAAGATGGAGATATGAAatgggattttatttatttttaatttttttgggagGGGTAGGGGTTGAACAAAAGTGGTTGGAGACGGTGTCTTGAATGAGTGCCGCAAGAAACGGTTTCTTTTGGGTTTGTTTCTTTGGGAGGAAGGAATGCTATATTTGATGTGGTGCATCTGCACGTGCTGCCCCCAACGGCgtggcacacgtgtgagagatGGGGGACTTTCATCAGGTGGCCTGCTAGGTGGATTGTGGACTACGTTAAAGAATAGGCTTTggtccatacatttggtgggcctcaccggTATTTTTGATGTTGGATGGTGGTTATCCTGCTTCTGATTGTTTGTTTTTCATGTAAGGGTGACTGCTTGGATCTTTGTGCCAAGCGATGTTGACTATGGTACGGCCTGGCTGAGGAACGTCCTGGATCTTGCACGTGTATATCATGGGGATACATGTGGGGCGCTTGTGTATGGCGAGTGGGAGGCGTGGCTGCAGATAGCATTGCGCTCGGAGGAATAAGTTGCACGCGTGCAGGACACTCAAAATCCGTCATTAGTTTCGCTGGTGAACGCGTGCTCTCACCTCAATTGGCTGTGACCCAGGTTTAAAccaggactcggattcggtagtgacccctagTAGTCGGTGCTGGaaaactctgtgggcctcaccacgatgtatgatatatgtgttttatccaagccgttcgttCATTTTGCTatcacattttagggcatgaacccagaaatgaggcacatccgaagctcaggtggaccacacctcaagaaGCAATGGGAATTATGACTCCCACAGtttaaaccttcttagggcccatcgtgatatttatttgccatccaaccttctcATCAAGTCAActacggatgaagggaaaacaca
This window encodes:
- the LOC131242368 gene encoding uncharacterized protein LOC131242368 isoform X1, whose amino-acid sequence is MNPPPTTLLSNKWDMGPIHNSNTQRISDGKIDGLMKGCQEKDMVMSFMVSQRSYVDLLQNCDLPPPAKVFPGESEIAVRLAPSMQQPSPSIKVSEMEDEFAQGLSNDKLGLLRALQLSQTRAREAEKKAADISAEKDRLTALFLEESSRLFAHRQWLKLLEIEVKKLHPQLTASHGICRERWSAVKKDDGEEAGTTWCIALALCLGIASVGFALSYRYLF
- the LOC131242368 gene encoding uncharacterized protein LOC131242368 isoform X2, whose protein sequence is MNPPPTTLLSNKWDMGPIHNSNTQRISDGKIDGLMKGCQEKDMVMSFMVSQRSYVDLLQNCDLPPPAKVFPGESEIAVRLAPSMQQPSPSIEMEDEFAQGLSNDKLGLLRALQLSQTRAREAEKKAADISAEKDRLTALFLEESSRLFAHRQWLKLLEIEVKKLHPQLTASHGICRERWSAVKKDDGEEAGTTWCIALALCLGIASVGFALSYRYLF